The Thermoanaerobaculia bacterium genome contains a region encoding:
- a CDS encoding cohesin domain-containing protein, protein MKRTLITLLTLAVAAGLWAAGGIDLAPAKVLPGNQVVLTVRMAFPEAPTAAEFQVKFDPRALEFVRLEKGPLTVDAMHAVHEVRGTLRGAFASAEPFPASEGVLCTLIFKVKDGSLKSTNFNLDRVLINDRPQESRTMELDLQTPLQHTSGGNL, encoded by the coding sequence ATGAAGCGCACACTGATTACATTACTCACCCTGGCTGTTGCGGCGGGTCTCTGGGCCGCAGGCGGGATTGATCTGGCTCCTGCGAAGGTCCTTCCCGGGAACCAGGTAGTCCTGACTGTCAGGATGGCCTTCCCGGAAGCACCCACCGCGGCGGAGTTTCAGGTCAAGTTCGATCCCCGGGCCCTCGAGTTTGTTCGATTGGAGAAGGGACCCCTCACAGTGGACGCCATGCATGCCGTCCATGAAGTCCGGGGAACCCTCCGGGGCGCCTTTGCCTCGGCGGAACCCTTTCCGGCATCCGAGGGGGTACTCTGTACCCTGATTTTCAAGGTGAAGGACGGGTCCCTGAAATCCACGAATTTCAATCTGGATCGAGTCCTGATCAATGACCGTCCACAGGAATCCAGAACCATGGAGCTCGATCTCCAAACGCCTCTGCAGCACACGTCCGGGGGAAATCTATGA
- a CDS encoding cohesin domain-containing protein: MIKRLLFTFFALLCATGLVWADTQMMLGTPQTRAVRSFTVQPAPSPTCGGGAVSVPVTIDVSDNLIAFQFKLYYDPTLVTPGIPTPGALFAAWAFGPSAPLTDGFGTYVPIAAAGAPVAVGTDENLVLIPFTAIATACDGSSTNLSFLDPTGQLYSTNAGETDVTPSTVPGTLTVTCPGNLPIGAVTNTSPADTATNVAVTAVLDWQDTPNADTWDVYLSSFSPPLFVGTVSASTYDPPGDLTNGITYHWYVVAYSSANDCAAVTGPEWSFTTIAAAAPDVQYDSQSFTDTCSLGGAGDNNGSADPGETIDLTVTLINNGAANATGVAGTLSSITPGISVTTPNANFPDLASGGGTGASSTAFVFDIAGTVACGTMIDFSLDVTANAGAYTNTVTFQVEVGSTTAVILDEAFESWPPAGWTIVNNGGDCVWDSNTNTGRTNYTGGSGLCADADSDDCGNGTTMDTELRTPALDLTTATAASLDFQAAYNDFSANDAFEVDISTNGGISWTNLLTWTADHSAYGPGELVSLDLTPYVSNTVLIRFHYYTTSWDYYAEVDDVMVTVTSATPVCIDCVACTPPAAFTLASPANGAIDQATTTTLSWNASTGATNYNVYFGTVSPPPMVGTVAGTTYDPGPLANSTTYYWTVVATNGCAPDANTAEWSFTTIAPCTPPGAFTLTAPANGAIDQPTTTTLSWGASAAATGYDVYFGTVSPPPMVGTVAGTTYDPGPLANSTTYYWTVVATNGCPPDAITPEWSFTTIAAPVGPTTLTVVNSAGSCGTTVSVPITLDEGDGMLAFQFDLYFDPTYITGVSAAPAGIASGFTVMSNVYADHISVAAASGTALGAGGGTIATVDLLISFATPDGTVTNLDLQNSLVNDVAMTEVDGTLTVSCLPPILAYNDAALRDVCIFGGIGNNDGVADPGEYLYLTVTLINNGPGDATGVSAVMSTATPGATVMMNTSTYPDIPASGGTAQSNSEYMVMVDETFTCGDVIVLDLTITATEGSWTDSFNVPTGAKKRQVILLSEEFETWPPAGWQNNNLGGDCVWDTTANTGGYLSGGNETGGTGEAADANSDDCGNGTTMDTELVTPSIDLTAATTGYLEYNCFFQDMAGLGDAWTDISTDGGTTWTNLVYETTDDASGHLVHVDLTPYVGNTILIRFRYASTGWGWNWEVDSVLVDADAGGGGGGTCNVCAGAPCTPVDQFTNVSPEDGAEGVEPPVTLVWEPAANATYYEVYVGTTPMGVAYVGTTTDTTYTLTDLEAGTTYYWIVSAFNDCSFKNGPRWNFTTSGGAAPTGATDVFVAAAAETSGSRGTHWQTDIRMLNPMDHTIAYSITFIPSDTDGMTSPYVYNGTIPTHEEMMMDNMLTNMFGVSNMAGALHVTSDDPVYVTTRTYTTSDTGSYGQFIPAVSKSMALNMPSPARAQHAKARQADSAHLVMLSSTETRRTNVGFVEVTGQAATANVTLYDDQNNYLGSGAYPLYPMGHFQVDIFNDLGITDEVPVARAEVTVTGAGAILAYASMIDQDSGDAVYIPAQIFDAEDMKKLIVPVAAKAAGANDTSWRTELRIFNPADTAQDVTVTYTTGATSLAANISLESKKVYMSENFLQQLFTLVGDTYGVLTLTSPSGVVAMSRTYTTADVGSYGQGVMPTMADESFKSGTMGYLIHLTQNEDFRSNLGFSEIGLGDAVILIELFDHDGTYLGSYGFGMGIHENRQFNEIVRIIYGDELLNNGYIRFTVVSGQGQVLPYLSVVDNLSGDAIFVTP, encoded by the coding sequence ATGATAAAACGGCTTCTTTTTACGTTTTTCGCGTTACTTTGTGCCACCGGCCTCGTCTGGGCCGATACCCAGATGATGCTGGGTACACCTCAGACCAGGGCCGTGCGTTCCTTTACGGTACAACCCGCTCCGTCTCCAACCTGTGGGGGCGGGGCAGTATCCGTGCCCGTAACGATCGATGTCTCGGACAACCTGATCGCCTTTCAGTTCAAGCTCTACTACGATCCGACCCTGGTCACTCCGGGCATCCCAACACCTGGAGCCCTGTTTGCCGCGTGGGCGTTCGGTCCATCTGCTCCGTTGACGGACGGATTTGGAACCTACGTTCCCATTGCCGCGGCGGGAGCTCCCGTTGCAGTGGGTACGGATGAAAATCTGGTTCTGATTCCATTTACCGCAATCGCAACGGCATGCGATGGAAGCAGCACGAACCTCTCCTTCCTCGATCCTACCGGGCAGCTCTATTCCACGAACGCGGGTGAAACCGATGTAACGCCTTCAACCGTTCCTGGAACTCTCACAGTTACATGTCCGGGGAACCTTCCCATTGGAGCCGTAACAAATACATCTCCCGCGGACACAGCGACCAATGTGGCGGTGACCGCAGTCCTGGACTGGCAGGATACTCCCAATGCGGATACCTGGGATGTCTATTTATCTTCCTTCAGTCCGCCGCTGTTTGTCGGAACGGTTTCTGCAAGTACCTACGACCCTCCTGGTGATTTGACAAATGGAATCACCTATCACTGGTATGTCGTCGCCTACAGCTCTGCAAACGACTGCGCGGCCGTGACGGGGCCTGAATGGTCCTTTACAACCATCGCGGCGGCGGCACCCGACGTGCAGTACGACAGCCAGTCGTTCACGGACACCTGCTCCCTCGGGGGTGCGGGCGACAATAACGGTTCCGCTGATCCGGGAGAGACGATCGACCTGACGGTCACCCTGATCAACAACGGTGCTGCCAATGCCACGGGTGTGGCCGGAACGCTCTCCTCCATTACTCCCGGAATCTCCGTGACGACTCCGAATGCAAACTTCCCCGACCTGGCTTCAGGTGGGGGTACAGGCGCCTCTTCAACAGCCTTTGTCTTCGACATTGCGGGAACAGTAGCGTGCGGTACGATGATCGATTTCAGCCTCGATGTGACGGCAAACGCGGGAGCCTACACCAACACCGTGACCTTCCAGGTCGAGGTCGGCTCCACAACCGCCGTGATCCTCGACGAGGCGTTCGAGTCCTGGCCCCCGGCGGGATGGACGATTGTGAATAACGGTGGCGACTGTGTGTGGGACAGCAATACCAATACCGGCCGAACCAACTATACAGGTGGGAGCGGATTGTGTGCGGATGCTGATAGTGATGATTGCGGCAATGGCACGACGATGGATACCGAGCTCAGAACGCCCGCGCTGGATCTCACGACAGCTACGGCGGCTTCCCTCGATTTTCAAGCCGCCTATAACGATTTCAGTGCGAACGATGCCTTTGAGGTGGATATATCTACCAACGGAGGCATTTCGTGGACTAACCTTCTGACCTGGACTGCCGATCATTCAGCATATGGGCCGGGAGAACTCGTGAGTCTCGATCTCACGCCCTACGTTTCGAATACGGTTCTTATCCGGTTTCACTATTACACGACTTCATGGGACTACTACGCAGAGGTTGACGACGTCATGGTGACGGTCACTTCTGCGACCCCGGTCTGCATTGACTGCGTTGCCTGTACGCCTCCTGCAGCCTTTACGCTGGCTTCTCCCGCCAACGGTGCGATCGATCAGGCCACGACAACAACCCTGAGCTGGAATGCCTCTACGGGTGCAACGAACTACAATGTCTACTTTGGAACCGTCAGCCCGCCGCCCATGGTGGGCACCGTGGCTGGAACGACCTACGATCCCGGTCCTCTGGCCAACTCCACGACCTATTACTGGACCGTCGTGGCCACCAACGGCTGCGCACCCGATGCAAACACGGCTGAGTGGTCCTTTACAACGATCGCTCCGTGTACGCCTCCGGGGGCCTTCACGCTGACGGCTCCTGCCAATGGGGCCATTGACCAGCCGACCACGACAACGCTCAGCTGGGGTGCCTCTGCGGCTGCGACAGGCTACGACGTCTACTTCGGAACGGTCAGTCCACCACCCATGGTAGGCACCGTGGCTGGAACAACCTACGATCCAGGTCCTCTGGCCAATTCAACGACCTATTACTGGACTGTCGTGGCGACAAACGGCTGTCCTCCGGATGCAATCACCCCGGAGTGGTCTTTTACCACGATCGCGGCTCCAGTCGGTCCAACAACCCTGACCGTGGTGAATTCAGCGGGATCGTGCGGAACCACGGTCAGTGTTCCCATCACCCTGGATGAGGGTGACGGGATGCTGGCTTTCCAGTTTGACCTCTATTTCGATCCGACCTACATTACCGGTGTCAGTGCGGCTCCGGCCGGAATTGCCAGCGGCTTTACGGTGATGTCCAACGTCTATGCCGACCATATCTCCGTGGCTGCGGCCTCCGGTACCGCCCTGGGTGCGGGAGGGGGAACGATCGCGACGGTTGATCTCCTGATCAGCTTTGCCACGCCCGACGGAACGGTTACCAACCTCGATCTCCAGAACTCTCTCGTGAACGACGTGGCGATGACGGAGGTGGACGGAACGCTCACCGTGTCCTGTCTGCCACCGATCCTGGCCTACAACGATGCCGCACTTCGGGATGTCTGCATCTTCGGCGGTATCGGAAACAACGACGGTGTGGCCGATCCTGGAGAGTATCTCTACCTGACGGTTACCCTGATCAACAACGGCCCCGGCGACGCCACGGGTGTCTCCGCCGTGATGTCCACGGCGACCCCGGGAGCCACAGTGATGATGAACACCTCCACCTATCCCGACATCCCCGCTTCCGGCGGAACGGCACAGTCCAACAGTGAATATATGGTGATGGTAGATGAAACCTTCACCTGCGGGGATGTGATTGTGCTCGACCTGACAATTACGGCCACCGAAGGCAGCTGGACCGATTCCTTCAATGTACCCACGGGTGCCAAGAAGCGCCAGGTCATCCTCCTCTCCGAGGAATTCGAAACCTGGCCCCCGGCCGGATGGCAGAATAACAACCTCGGTGGCGATTGCGTGTGGGATACGACCGCAAACACGGGTGGATACCTCAGCGGTGGAAACGAAACGGGAGGCACGGGGGAGGCGGCCGATGCTAATTCCGATGATTGCGGTAACGGCACCACGATGGATACAGAGCTGGTTACCCCATCGATCGATCTAACCGCCGCAACAACCGGGTACCTTGAATACAACTGCTTTTTCCAGGATATGGCAGGTCTTGGTGATGCCTGGACTGACATTTCCACAGATGGAGGAACGACCTGGACGAATCTGGTTTATGAAACAACTGATGATGCGTCAGGACACCTGGTTCACGTCGACCTTACTCCATATGTCGGGAACACGATCCTGATTCGGTTCCGATATGCCAGTACTGGTTGGGGATGGAACTGGGAAGTCGACAGTGTTCTCGTGGACGCCGATGCGGGCGGTGGCGGCGGCGGAACCTGCAACGTCTGTGCCGGGGCCCCCTGCACCCCTGTCGATCAGTTCACCAATGTGAGCCCGGAAGACGGTGCCGAGGGTGTCGAACCTCCCGTCACCCTCGTCTGGGAACCGGCGGCCAACGCGACCTACTATGAAGTCTACGTCGGCACCACTCCCATGGGTGTGGCGTATGTGGGGACCACTACGGATACGACCTATACCCTCACAGACCTTGAAGCAGGAACAACCTATTACTGGATTGTGTCCGCCTTTAACGACTGCTCCTTCAAGAACGGTCCGAGGTGGAACTTCACGACATCCGGCGGTGCGGCTCCAACGGGAGCCACCGATGTCTTTGTGGCAGCCGCGGCGGAAACCTCGGGTTCACGGGGAACACACTGGCAGACGGATATCCGGATGCTGAACCCCATGGACCATACGATCGCCTATTCGATTACCTTCATCCCCTCCGATACGGATGGCATGACCAGCCCCTATGTCTACAACGGGACCATTCCAACCCATGAAGAGATGATGATGGACAACATGCTGACCAACATGTTCGGTGTCTCGAACATGGCGGGTGCTCTCCACGTCACTTCGGACGATCCGGTCTACGTCACAACGAGGACCTATACCACCTCCGACACGGGGAGCTACGGGCAGTTTATCCCCGCCGTGAGCAAATCGATGGCATTGAATATGCCGTCACCTGCCCGCGCGCAGCATGCCAAGGCGAGACAGGCCGATTCGGCCCACCTCGTGATGCTCTCCTCCACGGAGACGAGACGCACCAACGTCGGCTTCGTCGAAGTTACCGGGCAGGCAGCTACGGCCAACGTGACACTCTACGATGACCAGAATAATTACCTGGGATCGGGAGCCTATCCTCTCTATCCCATGGGACATTTCCAGGTCGACATCTTTAACGACCTGGGAATCACGGATGAAGTTCCCGTTGCCCGCGCGGAAGTTACCGTGACAGGTGCGGGTGCCATACTGGCCTACGCTTCGATGATCGATCAGGATTCCGGCGATGCAGTGTATATCCCGGCCCAGATCTTCGATGCAGAAGACATGAAAAAGCTGATCGTCCCCGTTGCCGCCAAGGCCGCGGGTGCTAACGACACCAGCTGGAGAACGGAACTTCGGATCTTCAATCCGGCAGATACGGCCCAGGATGTTACCGTAACCTACACAACGGGAGCCACATCCCTTGCAGCCAATATCAGCCTGGAAAGCAAGAAGGTGTACATGTCGGAGAACTTTCTCCAGCAGCTCTTTACGCTGGTCGGGGATACCTATGGTGTCCTGACCCTGACCTCACCCTCTGGCGTAGTGGCCATGAGCCGCACCTATACGACGGCTGATGTCGGTTCCTATGGACAGGGTGTAATGCCCACGATGGCCGATGAGAGCTTTAAATCCGGGACGATGGGTTACCTGATCCATCTCACCCAGAATGAAGATTTCCGTTCCAACCTCGGGTTCTCCGAGATCGGACTGGGAGACGCCGTGATCCTGATCGAACTCTTCGATCACGATGGCACGTACCTTGGTTCGTATGGATTCGGAATGGGGATCCATGAAAACAGGCAGTTTAACGAGATCGTCCGGATCATCTACGGG